In Setaria italica strain Yugu1 chromosome IX, Setaria_italica_v2.0, whole genome shotgun sequence, the genomic stretch TTTTCTCCTTTTCCACCAGACCCTGTTCCAAGCGTGCACTCTTAGATTCACAATAATGCACTACAATCATTTGTGTGTAAAGGATtctgaattttaatttgtgtgTAATCAAGTGTAGTTGTGGCTTGGGATACACTACCAGGTTGATCTTCGGACGGCCTTTTACATTTGCAGATTTTAGATTGTAGAATGCTTTAGTTCTAGGACGGGTCCTAGTAATGAGTTGTCATAGATTTCGTTTGAACTTTGAAACATTGTTAGAAGCTTATATCTATCTACCTTTTGGACCAAACACTGGAGAGCTTTGGCAAACAATTCATACATGCTGCCCACTTCACCGTGCGTCAACATCTCTTCAGTCTTTCGGCCTAGAAATGTCAGAACCATACGACCACCACCAACAAGTTCTTTGCACCGCAGTGTGAGGAACAACTTGAAGTCCTTCTGAAATTGTTCTTGGAACAGTTTTACCACACTCGGTGGAGTAGTCTTCCCAATGTAAACGTTTTCTTCATTCAGATAAGTTCCATTTGAGAGATCGTCAGGTACCTATACACAGTTAAATACCGTACATACATGAAGCCTACAAAATTAAAGATATATCTTTTAACATGCTATCATTCCCAACTTCATACCATTAGGAATTCTAAAGAATCCAAATTCATACTAGTTGGTTCTAAATATTGTCCATCCACTCATATTTTTAGTGTTTATGGGGTGTAGTTTGACGGTGCAAAATCATTGTTAGATACCAGAAGACAATATAATTCCATGAAGTATACTCCCTCCAGTCTTCAAATAATTGCCATTTTGATTTTAGATTGACTATCACATATATTTGAATGTTTCAAATTATTACCTATTGAAAAGTGTATGGCTAGATTCATCTCCAATACAAGTTTTAAATATTACATAATCACTATATTTTAAAGTTGTTTAATAATATTATAATATGGTCAAATTACTAGTGTCTTGGCGATCGTGTGTCCTGTCTGAAACAACAATTATTTGAGGAATGCAGGGAGCAATTATTCAGATCATGTGTGTATATATGGCTCCTTAGGGCCGGTACGGTATAGGAGTATCTTTATTTAGTGCTGCGTTCGGCGTATATACCTTGATTTtcacattatatacatgtacaaTATTTCTCTCCAGTATtactatcctttttttttccttgtggaGCAGTGTGACATGCATACATACCTTGGAGCGCCACATGAGGCTGTAGGACGAGTGGAAGAGATGGACGCTTTGGCACGGGAAAAGCCTCCTGTAATAAGACCCCGGAAGCCCAGCAACGTAGCAAGGAAGCGCCACcgtctcgtcttcctcctccacatcGAAGTCCTGCAACTGCTGCAGTGACCGGAAGACGAGGTTGAAGTCGTTGCCAGGCAGATCGTTCAGGAAGAACTGCACTTGCATGGAACGCCGGTCGTCTTCATCTGTCGTTTCCTCCTCACGGGCGCAATCCCGGAGTGTGCTCATCACCTCATCGACGACGAGCAGCGTGTTCGGCCCCGATGAGCAGCCGAGGTCGGCGACAACCACCGTGCTCCGGCTGGAGATCGACGACGTGTACATGTCTTGTATGGCCTTCTGAAGCACTGGTTTGGTCATCAGTAGTGCCCTCTTCTGCACCACGGCATACATGAAATTAAGTGATGACGGTCAACaccgtactccctccgtcccaaattatatacaggtcgttttagcttttttacttcatagattttgctatgcacttggGGATACCCTGTATCTAGACGCATagtaatatctatgaatttaaaaaatctGAAGTAACTTATAATTCGGGACGGTGAGAGTACTGCAGTATTGCATATTGTAGTTGATGGAGTACAAACTTGGATCCTGGAGTTGGCAGCGTAGCTGTTGGCTCCGTCGCCTGTGGACATGTGAAGGTCCTTCTCCACCTTCATGGCTGTAGCTATCTAGCTAGATTTTCAGGCCGGGGCTGGAGTGTTTGTATGCTCGATCTGAATCTACACGCAGTGCACTGTGGTCCTTTTATAGGGAGGGCAGGTTACCAAATCCCATCAAATAAATGGTAAAAAATGGTAATAATTGAAGCATCCAGGTGAGATAAACGAAAGATAATCGTGGATACGCCAATACCTGGAGAGTGCAGCATCTATAAAATCATCATATACAGCATCTCAACAACCACTGCATGCACGTCGTGGATCACGCTTCCAGAAGGCTTTCATCCACATGCTTTTATATAGCAATCCATGTTGGCACTCCTTATATACATGATTTATTAATTACCTGCTTTAGTGGCATAATAATCTGTCATATTTATACCTTTTATATGCTACCTGGCATCTAACATTAATCCATTTTCGAGTACGTGTGTTTTGTGCATGTTAATATTTTACAGGAAATATGACAAAAGGTAGGGCACTCGTATTGGGCACCCCATCTAACAAAAGGCTAATTGGAGAAGCCTTGGCCGACCCGTTCCGAGGAATTTGGGCATCTCAGCTTCCCCTTATATATGTTTTGCCGAGTTCATGCCATTATGTGTGTTCTAGGGATAGTATGAACCCTAGATTTCTGATGAATATGTACTATACCATTAGGCAATCTCCCTGTTATTCCTTCGGCCAGAATGCTCGATCATATCCATGTCAGTAATGTTATGGTCTATCTCGATACATGCTTATTCTGATGTGTTATATTTTCACGTGCTGCACTGTATGTATAGTCAGTGGCGGagccagctgtggtggaaccacccaaattaacttggctaaaatacgtttaagtcgcctgacacgcgatcatgcactttaagcaagtcaactcggtcgtccgtcggatttcatccgataaaccacttacacaggatcgagaagtattgctcacacgaaggtgagtagcacagaggttacaacattcccatcacattaacttagttCAACATTTAtcacatcagagttttcgaagtTCAAAcaagtttacaaggttcaaccagatgaagcaaacaagcggaagctaaacgtcgatacacgatatcatgatgaagccgatcatgacatcaataatccctgccctcgccatccgaggagggatcccacatGACTGTCCAGCTCGGAGGAAGCTGGGCAGgtcaagtggtgccagcagccaaaccaTTAACACCACCTAAAAAGTTAAGACACAACAAGCCTGAATagctaatactcagcaagactgacccgacaggtgataactactgCCACCAAAACTtagatatgcaaggctttttggctttgggtttgctttgccaaaagcgtctatagttggtccttactttcaatattttagctcaagttctatgttctttaaCAAGTCTAGATttgcaacttatactaagcaagcatagcttccaaacaattaaagaacaagcatcaagattaatatcatcatcatgttccatctttactcagtgcagaatagcgatcaagcaagctcaaactgtgagaggcagacgaatcgattcaaatttgttaaccatgcatggcgaacctaatctcacgacattcacgcaccacgaagggtcgcttcatttgttagccgtccccatcgatccccaggcacgtgtcaggcccaaacttcccttggcatgcaatgctccacagtcccggcctcttgctgcactgtgaccgcacttgcacccacatgatgcaccatgggaacctcattccagggacagcagagccacgccctagttcaatcagatactaggcttccctatcccatactaggtatgagattagtactttcaaacacttgatcacgaacgccgacacgttttgaccttagtccattttcatttagacagacggggcaatccaccgaccaccaaaacagttcacaaggccctgccccgcccgtcatccttatggttgtaacataagtaaacaaacaactcctataactcgcgagtgacaggaaatcactcgacttttaccgtgccctattaagcattgcatctacgcgacttatcatgctagtgttcagattgAAGGGGtgctaagttcatgcatctaaggtgtcattcaactcctatgaacgtaaatgcacaatcataagcatcaacatattgcatagtttaaaaacagggaagcatgcactgaggcttgccttcaggaaaagttagcggttcctcggggtcttgatctagctcgagCTCTTCTTCCAAGTGATGAAGTTCCGCAGCAGGTTCTTCCTCTGgtgcagggtggagctcgtaggttccatcggtgagattagcttctacacgacatgcacatgcaggagTTTAGTTGTATTCATGCTTGTACACCAACGATGCAAGGCATGTCTTTTTGGTAGAAAGGAGGTTGCATAAAGGCCACATtcaccacagagttggatttatctATTtagcacttttcttctatttactatgatttaaaaggcctaaacaaaGGATAAAACCATAAGATATTATTTAtaacagtaacatgagcaaacttatttttgtaagaaactagacagaacaaggattccaacaaaagtgatttggtatttttctgatttttcctcgatttaagatgtaactTCCAAGTTTCTATCGATTTCAAAACGAGTTAAAAAAAGTCAGGtcggggaaaacttacgatctgactcttagacttaaggaaagactgtaccgggatcctaagatttaacacagagaagtccttggaattttacacagataccctcggtcaaaacaaaaagacacaaccgagccctcgggcgaggcggacaggggtcgggcgagacggacaggggtcggcagcttacctccggtcctacggacgaggtcttggggttgggaagaaacaagccgaggaGGAACGGTGGAAGGCGGTAAGCTtcgagcggcggcgaggttcggcggtgctccggcggtggcggtgcttctcatggacaacaagcaagctctagagcagTGCGAGAGGATGGTGAAACGGTTGGTGGTGTCGGCCAAGcgcgcggggtcgggcggaaaggggagctccaccgagagctcaggcggcggcgagtgcggtGGAGAATAACAGAGCAGGTATTGCGGCAAAGGCGGTGATGGCAAAGGGGATTCTggtaagaggctttggtacctttttatagatgcgcggaagtgttcggaggaaggaaacgaaCTTGAACGggtgagaggataagatcgaggaagaaggaagtgctctgtcgcggcagcgattggtcgacgcctccattggccggagaaGCGGAGCTCCAGGGATAGGATCCTCTAGGCATTGGGCAAGGGAGATAGTGTCAGGCAAGTGCGGTTTTGCCGGATgggaggattggcgaggtcgagcgtgTGTCTGATTGCATCAAGCACcggattgggggcggcggcTTGGCCGATGTGCGACGGTGGCGTGGCATGCGAGGGGAAGGAAGATGCGAGCactggttgggcgagcgggcggaggcgtggGATGACAGCGGCTTTTCCGACAAGTGGGCAAAGCTCCGGTTGGTGGGCGTGGATGCGCGGCAGGGGCGAAGGATGTGCTCGGCTGACGATTGGCCAGCATGGCGCTCGCCCTATCTTGTCGTGGGCGCGGGTTGGGTGTCGaggctctcgtcctgtcgcttCCTCATCGGGGATAggacgccggcgagctgccggtggacggcggccacgcggcgggcgacgcgcgggcgaacatgcccgggCGTGCTGGCGTCGAGGCAAGGTCGGGCAGCGCACACTATCGACTTTGGGGGGGGGGCACTCCTTAcgattttcaaactaaacagTCGAAAaccccttaagcaaacttgtagtacTGTGGTTGTAGTTCAACGTTTTATTAAAAGTCTGTCTTGAGGTTAGATAgaaaattgtgagataacaggttgcaaagttgaaggaaaacttgaattccaggacttaggttgTTTGCAGGGTTTTATAACACTCctgttttgattcttgtttttgatcttctccctctccgaattagccaaagggtctttaacaaaagttatttgaaattaaaagttttaccactcttatttgggcaaaagatttaagtttatatataaaaactcaagttttaaattttaactccaaaaagagctttttgggtcaaaaaggacatttTACCTCTTTTGCTTAGCGACAAACAACTTGTTTAGGTTTAAAGGTTTaagtacacctaattaaggcagagttgttacacCAGCCATGGCTCCTAGgggattcttcttcttcctccctcttcctccctcttcttcttcctcctttctcctaAAAAATGGAGGCGGGACTCAAGGAGGGCTCCGCCACTGTGTATAGTGtttatcttcctttttttttaatgatTATGTATACATCTTCTATGCTCTATTGAATGCAACACCACTGGCCAAACACATGCGTGGTACCTGCGTAATGTGTACAGGATTCGCGGTCCAATCTGACCCATACTCCTACAATATTAGCAAGCTTGATGAAATGCTTCGTCCTTATAACCAAGAGCTGCTTCCGTTAATAAAAGATTAAATTTTATTCAGGCATTACAGAGCATGTGAATCACAAGCATATATATACATCTGTAGTCAGATTGATCACTACCAACCGATGACTGATGAGTAGATATTATCTTGATACGCAATCAATTAACTAGCTTGTCGTGTTAGACTAATCTTTTTATTGTATTTGTTAGATAATGGGGTAAGTATTACTAATTGGCGGCTCCTTAGAGGTAGAGTTAGTATTAcactattactaattgaagaCTCCTAGAGTTAGAGTTACCACTACAAGTTCTAGAGGATATAAATTGTTCCATCCCCAGTATATTCATAGTTTTCCCCTTTGCATCGTACTTTCAAAGCTGAGCTTGTTTAAAAATTGCAACGTATTTGTAAAGGTATtatgttagaaaataaataatagcAGGCATCGCCTCGCCGGTGGGCGTAGCAGCCAGGCCAACTGCGCACGGCGGCAGCTCGGACCCTCCACTCCGAGGCGAGGACTGGAGGAGCTCAACCCGACGACGTCGGCGGAGCGCGATTTCTGCTGCTCCGGCTCGGTTGTTGCCTGGTCGGCAAGCATCGATTTGATGGCTCCCCGCTGCCGGCTGTCGATTTCCAATGTCAATCTTCACCTTCAGGCTTCAGGtattcatccatccatccatactATGAAATTTCCAAGCGTAGCTATGATTCCACCAAGTTTCACTGAAATAGGATATGGTAGTTGAAAAGAATCTAAATGCAGCTCAAATGTCAATGAGAAGTTCAGGGCGGCAATCCGTGGATTTGCCACACTTTGTGCTTGCAACTTCTGATGCAATTCGTGGATTTGCCACACTTTGTTAATGAGAAGTTCAGGTTGGCAATCGCCTACCATAGATTCCTCgaaaaaaaatgtcaaaatGTGATGGACTGATGGTGCCTGCTTGATTTTCCTTTTACTGAGAAAATCTGAAAAATATCTGTGTGCACTAGTGCATTAAAGTTACTTGTTCTCCTTTCTGCTGCATAGTTCAGAACAAATATCCGTGTACCACTGCCGGCTGTAGATTTCTGATGTCAATTCTTCCCCAGGTATGTGTCCATATACTCTGAAGATTCCAATTATCTTCAACTCCATTCTGAAGCATAGCTCTGCCTTTCCTTGTGCAATTTAGTACGCCCCTAGTTATTTCCAGCCAACCTATTTCTAGAAAGGACCTAAATGCAGTTGATAGCTTCAGTTGCCATAAacgttctgtttttttttttgaaaagaaaaggcaggagcactgccatatCATATAAACGTTCTGGTGACTGTTGATCCTTTTGGTTACTGATGTTGCCAAGATACATGGAAAATTGGAGGCAATAGCATGGAAATCTTAAAATGCCTCTCAACTATTGCACTAGAGTTACTTGTTCTGCTGTCAGAGATAAATAGTTCGGAACAGATACCTGCTTCACATCAGTTAGCTTTAGTTGCCACTTGCCAAGCATATGTGTTCAAAGACCCATATTCATGCTATAACAAGTAAAACAAAAGGTTACAGAAAAGGACTACTCATGCCATATGGATGCACGATTAACTTATCTTAATACATAGAACACGAAAAAACCTGAGTGAAGAACAAAGGGAAGAAAGCAGAAGACAACATACATATTGCAGGAGTGTTTTTGACAATGAATCAGTGACCGCTGACCAGCTCTGTGACCGCATTCACCAAGACGTCGCTGCCTAGTACAAAGTAGCATGGAGATTTCAGAGTAGTTCACTGTTGCCCCTCCATAACCATGGTTGTCAGACTGGGAACACTATGCTAACTAAATATTGCTAACTagttgttttttccttttattttctctctctgaACCCTAAGGGCTTTTAATGTACATAACTTTCTTTTTACATGATGAAATGGCAGAGCAACTGCCCAAGCTTGCTCGGGAAAAAAAACACTGTCAGGTTCTGAACTGCTAAAGGCCGGCATTCCTTGTAGAACCATCTTAGACATATACCTGTCTTTTATTCATACAATTGTGTTTTGTAACCGTTGGTTATTTATCGCATTGGTAGTTATCCTCCAGCAGAACTTTGTGATACTCATGTTAGATGGTATGGTGTTTCCTGGAACTGGCTAATAAAATGTCATTATCTCAATGTGTTCATGGAACCGTTTGCTATCCTGTCACTTTTGACCTTTTATGCGGTAGCAAAGCTACGTACCCTTTGGAGCTTAAGATGATACTCCTCAACAAACCAAGCAAATGGTTTATTTTAATCAAGGATAATATTTGGTTAACTCATATCACAAGTAATTAAATTGCAACACACCTGTACCTTCACTTTAagacactacgggaaacctcaaagtcgccgagtgtaatatcttcgccgagtgtattattgcgggcactcggcgaaggacccGTTTGCTGAGTGCATTTCtagtaacactcggcaaaaataatacACTCGGTGAAAacacgatttgccgagtgccaccaaaaaaacactcggcaaactcccacggggcactcggcaaacaaaatccTCTCGGCAAATACTTGAGCACGTGACTTCCACGTGCCGCGCTGGGCCGTCGCCGTGACGGACgttagggtttgccgagtgtcgacggggggcactcggcaaagatgcgagtttgccgagtgtctcggtggcgcactcggcaaacctgaggggttgccgagtgttttttagcacactcggcaaaaaaaattccctcctcccccctccaaactttttatactccacatgtatgagatttggcactgcatggtacaaGGTGGACTTcttattgacctgtttgctatatttaatcaattaatttcatttagagtaatttgttgatttaagtcaaatttgaactgcaggtgtttggaataatgaaataatatgagtggaaaaatcatattcatgttagtgagtccaaattgaggtcttacccagaaaatgaaaagaaatttcgaacattttgttaaggaaacacgactacgaacgtgtggccaaatgattgtttaattctcaaaaatacaaacgaagtttgaaaatcacgagattttgcaagatgctatgatttcatatgcagaggctgtggtaaaaaattgacaaggtttcgcacaagttttgacatatgatgcttagaattcgaagcatctccggagaggattcgtagaagttggaaggatccggtaagattttgagtcgaatcgatacttgaatttgtcattgagtcccaatttatttttataggccatagagaacat encodes the following:
- the LOC101785915 gene encoding anthranilate O-methyltransferase 2 — protein: MKVEKDLHMSTGDGANSYAANSRIQKRALLMTKPVLQKAIQDMYTSSISSRSTVVVADLGCSSGPNTLLVVDEVMSTLRDCAREEETTDEDDRRSMQVQFFLNDLPGNDFNLVFRSLQQLQDFDVEEEDETVALPCYVAGLPGSYYRRLFPCQSVHLFHSSYSLMWRSKVPDDLSNGTYLNEENVYIGKTTPPSVVKLFQEQFQKDFKLFLTLRCKELVGGGRMVLTFLGRKTEEMLTHGEVGSMYELFAKALQCLVQKGLVEKEKMNSFNLPYYAPSVDEVKALIEEELFDIENIRLFENNWDPLDDSDSDVVLDCASSGRNVANKSIRAVMEPLIINHFGEAILDELFMLFAAMVAKYLEIRKAKYPVIVVSLKKVRH